A stretch of the Nicotiana tabacum cultivar K326 chromosome 6, ASM71507v2, whole genome shotgun sequence genome encodes the following:
- the LOC107819058 gene encoding MADS-box protein EJ2-like produces MGRGRVELKRIENKINRQVTFAKRRNGLLKKAYELSVLCDAEVALIIFSNRGKLYEFCSTSSMMKTIEKYQRCSYATLEASQSATDTQNNYHEYLRLKARVELLQRSQRNLLGEDLGTLSTKDLEQLENQLEASLKQIRSRKTHFMLDQLADLQQREQMLAESNKHLRRKLEESAAGIPLRLCWEDGAQAMQLNRLPQTEGFFQPLGLTSSPQFGYNHVGTDEVNGGASAHNMNGFIPGWML; encoded by the exons atgGGAAGAGGAAGAGTAGAACTGAAGAGAATAGAGAACAAAATAAACAGGCAAGTTACTTTTGCTAAGAGAAGAAATGGACTTCTCAAGAAAGCCTATGAACTTTCTGTTCTGTGCGATGCTGAGGTTGCTCTCATCATATTTTCTAATCGTGGTAAACTCTATGAGTTCTGCAGCACTTCAAG CATGATGAAAACAATTGAAAAGTATCAACGTTGCAGCTATGCTACTTTGGAAGCCAGCCAATCAGCTACTGATACTCAG AACAACTACCATGAGTATTTGAGGCTAAAAGCTAGAGTTGAGCTCCTACAACGATCTCAGAG AAACCTTCTTGGGGAAGATTTGGGGACATTAAGTACCAAGGACCTCGAGCAGCTTGAGAATCAATTAGAAGCGTCCTTAAAGCAAATCAGGTCAAGGAAG ACACACTTCATGCTGGATCAGCTTGCAGACCTTCAACAAAGG GAGCAAATGCTGGCAGAATCTAATAAACATCTCCGGAGAAAG CTGGAAGAAAGTGCAGCTGGAATTCCTCTTCGATTGTGTTGGGAAGATGGAGCTCAAGCAATGCAACTCAACCGTCTCCCTCAAACTGAGGGTTTCTTTCAGCCTCTTGGATTGACTTCTTCTCCTCAATTTGG ATACAATCATGTGGGCACGGATGAGGTGAATGGAGGAGCATCAGCTCATAATATGAATGGATTTATTCCAGGGTGGATGCTGTAA